The following is a genomic window from Variovorax paradoxus.
GTGAAAAAAACGGTTTGGGAAGAAGAAACGGCTGCTCAAAGCGGACTAAGGCCCGCGAGCGTGAACTTGAAGCGAACCTGCACGTCGTTGCCGACCACCGAGGTGTCGGTCCATTCGCCGTCGCCCACCTTGTAGTCGAGCCGCTGGATCGTAAAGCTTCCGGTGGCCACCGCGTAGCCGCCGGCCGGCGCGATGGAGACCGGCACGGTGACCTGCCGGGCAATGTTCTTGATGGTGAGCTTGCCCGCCATCTCGAACCGGCCGTCGCCCAGTGCCTTGATGGCGTTCGACTGGAAGCTGGCCTGCGGAAAATGCGCGGTGTCGAACCACGGCGGCTTGGGCAGTTCGGCATCGCTCATCGGCACGCCGAGCGATGCGCTCCCCGTGTCGATCTGCAGCGCGACGGTGCCGCCCTCGGGCTTTCTTGGATCGAAGGCCACCTGCGCGTCGAACTTCTTGAAAGTGCCCTCCACGGGCACGCCCATCTGCTTGCTGACGAAGGCGATCTGGCTTTTGTCGGCCACGAGCCGGACCGGCCCCGCCGGCTCGGCGCCCGCGGGCGCCAGGGCGGCGAGCGCCGCGGCCGCAAGGAACAAGCGAAGAATGCGCTTCATTGGGAAGATTCCTTGCGTGGCGCGGGCCACATGCGTTTCAAGATGCCGTCGCGGTCGATCCAGTGGTGCTTGAGCACTGCCGCCACGTGCAGCAGCGCCAGGGCGGCCAGCGTGAACGCGCCGCCCTTGTGCAGGGGCTTCAGCACGGCCTCGGCCAGTTCCTTGTCCACCGGCATGAAGTCGGGCAGCGGCAGCAGGCCGAACCACACGACCGGAAAACCCATGGCCGAACTGTAGGCCCAGCCGAACAGCGGCACCGCAATAAACAGCAGGTACATCAGCGCGTGGCTCGCCAGGTAGCCGGCGCGTTGCCAGCTCGGCATGGCCGCCGCCGAGGATGCCGGCAGCGGCGGCGGGGCGTGGCGCAGCCGCCAGAGCAGCCGCAAGGCCGACAGCAGGAGGATGGTCACGCCGGCCCATTTGTGCCAGTTGTAGAGCTTGATGCGGGCGGGCGAGAGCGGCAGGCCGGTCATGTAGAGGCCCACGCCGAGCGAGGCGACGATCATTGCCGCAAGCAGCCAGTGCAGCGTGATGGCAACCGGGCCGTAGCGCGGTTCCTGCGGGGCGGGCAGGCGTGCATGGGCAGCTGCGGCTGGGGCGGAAGGTAGGGGTGTGTCGGCGGGCATCGAAGCAGGACCAGCGGCCTGTGCGCGGAGCATATATCGGAAGAGACGAAGGCACCGCACGAGCCGTGCCAAGCGCGGCGACAATGGCGTTTCCCAGCAGCCGATGACGATGGCGGACCCCTTGTGAACGATCTCTCCCTTTTCCTGCCTTGCGCCGCCGGCGTCGAGGAACTCCTGGCGCAGGAAGTCCATGCGCTCACCGGCCGCGTGGGGCAAGACCTGCTCACGCTGCGCGGCGGCGTGCGGGTGCGCGCCGAGTGGCGCGACGCGCTCAAGCTCAATCTGCACAGCCGCCTCGCGCAGCGCGTGCTGGTCGAACTGGCCCACGCACCGTATCGCAGCGAAAACGACCTGTACGCCATCGCAAGCGGCGTGGCCTGGGAGATCTGGTTCACGCCCAGGCAGACTTTCAAGATCGAGACCACGGCCCAGCACAGCCCGCTGCAGAGCCTGAACTTTGCAACGCTGCGCATCAAGGACGCCATTGCCGACCGTTTTCGCGCCAAGGCCAACGGCGTGCGCCCGAGCATCGAAACGCAGTGGCCCGACTGCCGCGTGTTCGCCCACCTGACCACCGACCACTGCACGCTCTACATCGATACGTCGGGCGAGCCGCTCTTCAAGCGCGGCTGGCGGCAGGACAAGGGCGATGCACCCCTTAAAGAAACCCTGGCCGCCGCCATGCTGGCCGCCAGCGGCTGGTGGAATCCCGAAACCGGCGCGGTGGCCGCCGAACCGCTTTACGACCCGTGCTGCGGCAGCGGCACCATTGCGATCGAGGCGGCGCAAATCGCGCGCGGCATTCCGGCGGGGTCGCTGCGGCGCTTCGGCTTCGAAAAGCTGCTGCCGTTCCAGGCGCACGTGTGGGATGCCATCAAGAAGGCTGCCCAGTCGACTGCGCCCGTGCGCGAGGTTGCGATCTTCGGCTCCGACGTTTCGCACCGCATGGTCGACTTTGCCGAGCGCAACGCGGAACGCGCCGGTGTTGCCGACGCCATCGAATTCCGCGGCGGCGACGCGCTGCAGCGCATGCCGCCGGCCGAGGGCGGCGTGATCATGCTCAACCCGCCGTACGGCGAGCGGATCGAGGTGGGCGGGGTCGCGCGCTTCGGCGCCCGCGAAGCCGCACAGACGCCCGGCAGTTCAGCAGGCGGCGAAGGTGGCCAAGGCGGTGACGGCGGTGAGTTCTTTCCGCAGCTTGCCACGCACTGGAAGAAAAACTACGCCGGCTGGACCGCCTGGGTGCTCACGCCCGACCTGAAGCTGCCCCGGCAGATGCGGCTCAAGGAGTCGCGCCGCGTGCCCATGTGGAACGGCCCCATCGAGTGCCGGTTGTTCCGTTTCGACATGGTGGCGGGTTCGGCCCGGAAGTAGCCGCGGCCAGGCGGCGCCGTGGGGGCTACTTGGCGCCCACGCCGCATGCCGCGTTCACCGTTCGCGCTGCCAGGTCGCCCGGCAGGCCGGCAAAATTCATCGGACGAACGTCGCCTTCGTCGAACTCGCGCACAGCCAACGGCGGCCCGACGAAGTTCGGCTCGGCGAAGTAGGTGGCGCTCGCATAGCGCGCCTTGCGGGCTTCGCAATCGACGCTCGCCTTTGCCGTGACAGACCGGAACTTGAGGCCGTCCTGGCCTGCTCGGGGCTCGGCCAGGCTGATCCGCACCGCCACCAGGCGCTTGCTCCCATCGACCACCACGCTGGTCGGGTCGACCTGCACATAGGTGTTGGCCGCTTCCCCGGGCGAACCCGCCAGGGTGAGCCATTCCGCATGGGCGAGCGGACCGGTGCAAAGGGCGAGCAGCAGCAGGGAAAGTCGTTTCATGGTCAGGGTTGGAGGGCACCGCGCACGGTCGGCGAGCAGATTGTGAATGGACTGCACCGTTTGCGTTTGCGATAGCGCATGGTGCAACATCGGGGTTATTCCAAACGCACAAATTTCCATTTCTCCGGCAGAAGCAAACGCCGCGCCCGGCGCCTTCGTGGTGATCGACACCAACATCGCGCTCGACCTGCTGGTGTTCGACAACCCCGATTGCCTGCCGCTGGCCGCAGCCCTTGCCGCCAGCGAGCTGCGCTGGCTGGCCACCGCTTCCATGCGCGACGAGCTCGAGCGGGTGCTCGGCTATCCGCTTATTGCAGCCCGCCTGGCGCGCCGGGGCATCGCCCCCCAGGGCGTTCTGGCGGCTTTCGATGAGCGCGTGCTACTGGTTGCCGAAACGCCTCCGCGCGCACCGTGCGTGTGCAAGGACCCGGACGACCAGGTCTTCATCGACCTGGCGGTCGCCCGGCGGGCAAGGCTGCTCAGCAAGGACCAGGCCGTGCTGACGATGCGCAAGCGGCTCGCTGCGCAAGGCGTGGTGGTGCAGGCGGTGCTG
Proteins encoded in this region:
- a CDS encoding YceI family protein, which produces MKRILRLFLAAAALAALAPAGAEPAGPVRLVADKSQIAFVSKQMGVPVEGTFKKFDAQVAFDPRKPEGGTVALQIDTGSASLGVPMSDAELPKPPWFDTAHFPQASFQSNAIKALGDGRFEMAGKLTIKNIARQVTVPVSIAPAGGYAVATGSFTIQRLDYKVGDGEWTDTSVVGNDVQVRFKFTLAGLSPL
- a CDS encoding cytochrome b, with product MPADTPLPSAPAAAAHARLPAPQEPRYGPVAITLHWLLAAMIVASLGVGLYMTGLPLSPARIKLYNWHKWAGVTILLLSALRLLWRLRHAPPPLPASSAAAMPSWQRAGYLASHALMYLLFIAVPLFGWAYSSAMGFPVVWFGLLPLPDFMPVDKELAEAVLKPLHKGGAFTLAALALLHVAAVLKHHWIDRDGILKRMWPAPRKESSQ
- a CDS encoding THUMP domain-containing class I SAM-dependent RNA methyltransferase; translation: MNDLSLFLPCAAGVEELLAQEVHALTGRVGQDLLTLRGGVRVRAEWRDALKLNLHSRLAQRVLVELAHAPYRSENDLYAIASGVAWEIWFTPRQTFKIETTAQHSPLQSLNFATLRIKDAIADRFRAKANGVRPSIETQWPDCRVFAHLTTDHCTLYIDTSGEPLFKRGWRQDKGDAPLKETLAAAMLAASGWWNPETGAVAAEPLYDPCCGSGTIAIEAAQIARGIPAGSLRRFGFEKLLPFQAHVWDAIKKAAQSTAPVREVAIFGSDVSHRMVDFAERNAERAGVADAIEFRGGDALQRMPPAEGGVIMLNPPYGERIEVGGVARFGAREAAQTPGSSAGGEGGQGGDGGEFFPQLATHWKKNYAGWTAWVLTPDLKLPRQMRLKESRRVPMWNGPIECRLFRFDMVAGSARK
- a CDS encoding surface-adhesin E family protein, whose product is MKRLSLLLLALCTGPLAHAEWLTLAGSPGEAANTYVQVDPTSVVVDGSKRLVAVRISLAEPRAGQDGLKFRSVTAKASVDCEARKARYASATYFAEPNFVGPPLAVREFDEGDVRPMNFAGLPGDLAARTVNAACGVGAK
- a CDS encoding putative toxin-antitoxin system toxin component, PIN family, which translates into the protein MDCTVCVCDSAWCNIGVIPNAQISISPAEANAAPGAFVVIDTNIALDLLVFDNPDCLPLAAALAASELRWLATASMRDELERVLGYPLIAARLARRGIAPQGVLAAFDERVLLVAETPPRAPCVCKDPDDQVFIDLAVARRARLLSKDQAVLTMRKRLAAQGVVVQAVLAF